In Acidobacteriota bacterium, the DNA window GCAAATCGTATTTAATAGAATCAACAATTCTTATGATTCTTCCCCGTGCCTCTGTGCCTCTGTGAGATCAGAATCCGGGCTTTTTGCGAGGATGTCAATTATAATAGGGAAGATGACGGAAGGATTCGATGACGACCGCTACGACGAGCCCGTGGAAACCCGCCGGGGCTGCGGGGGGTGCCTGCTCGCCTTCCTGGCGTTCCTGGCGGGCGTCGCCGTTGGGGGGGTGGCGCTCTTCCTGGCCCTGACCAGCCCCACGGCCGTCAAGCAGGCGGAACGGCTGGGGATCGTGAAGCCGATCCGGGACAACCTGGCGAAGACGGCCCCCGACCCCCTCACGGCCTCCGCGGTGCCGGCCTCCCCGTCGGAGCCCGCCGCGGTGACCGGCACGGAGCCGCGGCGGTGCTCCCGGGAAGGCGTGGACGTGACCTGGCAGGTCCGGGCCCCGCAGGGGGGCGGGCCGCCCATCGTGGCCTGCCGCGTGGTCAACGGGGCGGGCCGCACCCTTCGGGGTCTGGTCCTGGAAGTGTCGGCCCCGACGCCGGACGGGGTCTTCGTGGAGTACGTGGACGCCGTCACCGCCGACGGCCCCGCGTTCCGCGGCCCCCTGTCCCCGGAGAAGGCCCGGGAGGTTGCGTTCCCTCTCGGCCGGGCGCCGGCGCCGACCCCGCCCGCGGCCGTGGTGGTCACGATCCGGTCCGCGGTGTTCGCGGAGACCGGGCGGGGGCGGGCGTCCGGCGGGCCGGCCAGGCCGGCCCCGTGAAGGGCGGGGCGGCGAGAGGCTCGGGGCGCACCGGCCCATCGCCGGCGGGGTGATGGCCGGCAGCCGGAGGAACCCTTTGGATGCGCCCGCAAAAGGCGAATATCGAATAGAAGGCGTTTGCAAAACCGTTGCTTGAGCCATCACCCGGAAGGCGGGGGGGGCTTTTCACGGGGATGACATCCTGGACAGGAGGGAAAGCCATGATCCGAACCATCGTTGTGTTGCTGGGGGTCCTGACGTTCACCTTCCCGGTCGCGGGAAGCGGGTCTGTGCCGGAGAGCGGGATGAAGCAGTACGTATACATCCTGCGGCTCGTGCCGCGCCTGCTGGACGACCAGGCCTGGACCGACAAGGACAACGCCATTGTCGGAAGCCACTTCGAGCACCTCAGGCGTCTGACCCTGGAGGGGACCGTCATCCTGGCGGGCCGCACCCTGGAGGCCACCCCCCTGGGCATCGTCGTGTTCGAGGCCCCGTCGGACGCGGAGGCGAGGAAAATCATGGAGAGCGACCCCGCCGTCGCCGGGGGGATCATGACCGGGGAGGTCCACCCGTTCCGGGTCGCCCTGCTCAAGGGCCTGGAGCCGCCCGTCGCCAAGGCGCCGCGGGAGGAGCCGAACAAGGGGAAGCCCCGATGAACCCCTGAAAAAGTGCGGCCCCACCCGAGGATTCTCTTTCGGAGCGCTTTGAACTTCCGCTATAATGAGGGTCGCGGGAGTTCAGTTTAGCGATGAAAAAGTTTGTTCTGCTATCACTTCTGTGCCTCTGGAGCAGCTCGCAGGCGGTGGGTGCAGCGGTGCGGGACTGCGCGGGCAGCAAGGGCGTGAACATCCTCCTCGTGGACAACTCCCGGTCCGTTCCCCACATGGACCCCACGAAGGACCGCGTCCAGGTGCTCCGCGAGATCCTCGAGCACCTGCGGGGTTACGAGAACCGGATCATCCTGTTCGGCGGGACGCGGGAGATCCTGGTGGACCACCCGGAAGCCTTCCGCAACGACGCCCTGCACACCGACTTCTACGGCGCCCTCGAGGAGGCGGTCCGGATCCGGCAGGAGTACCCCCAGGAGTGCGTCGCCCGTTTCATCCTCATCACGGACGGGATCCTGGACCCCGGCAAGGAGGACTACCCGGGACAGCGGTTCACCCACCCCGACCAGGTGAAGTCGTTTTCCCGCTCCCAGACCCTCGACCTGCTCGAGAAGGCCGGCATCCCGGTCTACTTCATCCTGCTGGGCAGCAACGCGGACATGGAGCTGATCCGGGACATGTCCATCCACGCCAACGGGTACCTCCGGGCCAGTCCGCTGATGGAAAACGCCTCGGCCTTCCTGGGGAACAACGGTTCCCTGTTCAAGCGTTTCATCTTCGTTCACCAGCCGGCGGACGGGATCAAGGGGGTCAACCGGATCCTCGACACGGTGGTCAGCGAGAACCGGCCCTACATCGAAACCTTCCTGTACTGTTTCCCCTTCGCCCTGCTGCTCGCGCTGATCATCCTCGCCATCCGGATTTTCCCCGCCCCCGGCGACACCGAGGAAATCCTGCTCTCCGAGGGCACCCAGGTCTTCATCGGGGCGGACACCGACGACCCCTCCGTCATCGCCAACCCCGCCCACCTGAACCGCAAGCGGGGGCTCGTGTGCGTGTCCAAGACCGCCAGTGCCCACGCCAGCATAGTTCTGCAGCGCCGCCATTTCAACTTCACCTCCCGGGGGCTGGTGGGCCTCGACAAGCTCGACCCCATCTCCCGCCGCCTCCTGGACGAGGACATCACCAAGCTTGGCGAGCGCCTCAAGCAGATGGAGGCGAGCGGGAGGGACGACGAGGTGATCGTCGCCACCGACCTCCGCTACTACTGCTCCAACCTGGAACTCGACAACATCCGGGCCATCCTGCAGGCACGGGAGTCCGACCGGATGGACATCGACTGCAAGGAGTTCCTCCTGGCGAAGGTCTACATCTCCCTCGCCCCCGACCTGCTGGAGGAATTCACCGAGTACAAGGTTTTCCTGACGATCCCGGCGAAGAACATCATCCGGTCCCAGGTCAAGCCCGGGCAAAAGTACCCCGTGGGGCCTTACGTCATGCGCGTCGTCTCGGTGGCCATCGACTCCAGGTTCGATGCCCGGGTGAAGCTGGCCTATCACCGGGCCCCTTCCGCCTTCGGCCTGAAACGGCTCATCCCCGTGCCGGTCCAGAAGGTTCTCCGGCTCCGGCGTTCGAGGAAGAACGTCTTCAATCCCTCCTGAGGCGCACGGGTGGCCGAATGAGCTCGACTCCGACAGCTTCCGCCGGGCCCCGGGTCAACTACCTGCGCGTCTCCGTGACGGACCGCTGCAATTTCCGTTGCCAGTACTGCATGCCGCCGGAAGGGGTCCCCGCCCTTCGGCACGAGGACGTCCTCCGTTACGAGGAGATCCTGCGGATCGCCCGTCTGGCCCTGCGCCTCGGGGTCGACAAGTTCCGGGTCACCGGCGGCGAGCCCCTGGTCCGGAAGGGGATCGTGGGGTTCGTGCAGTCCCTCGGGGAGGTGGGCGGGGTCCGCGATCTGGGCATGACCACCAACGGCGCGCTCCTCGCCCGCTTCGCCGGCCCCCTGCGCGACGCCGGGCTGAGGAGGGTCAACGTGAGCCTCGACACCCTCCGGCCCGAGCGGTTCCGCGACCTGACCCGGGGAGGCCGGCTGGAGGACACCCTGGAGGGGGTCCGGGAGGCGGCGCGCGCCGGGCTGGTTCCCGTCAAGCTCAACGTGGTGCTGCTGAGGGGCTTCAACGACGACGAGGTGCCCGACTTCGCCGCGCTGGCGTGCCGGGAGGACGTCCAGGTCCGCTTCATCGAGTTCATGCCGGTGGGCGAGGCGGGGAACCAGCGGGGGGCGGGGGAGCGCAGCGTCCCCAACGGGGAGGTGATGGCGGCGATCGCGGCGCGCTACGCTCTCGAAGGCCCCGAGGAGGGCCCCGGCGACACGTCGACCGCCCGCACCTACCGCCTCCCGGGGGGGCGGGGAAAGGTGGGTTTCATCAGCCCGCTGTCCAGCCACTTCTGCGCCTGGTGCAACCGGCTCCGCCTGACCCCGGACGGCCGGTTGCGGGCGTGCCTTCTTCACGACGGCGACATCGACCTCCGCGCTCTGCTGCGGGGAGGGGCTTCCGACGACGGCCTCCTGGCGGCCCTGCGGGAGGCCGTGGCCCACAAGCACCGGATCGTCGACGGGTTTCGGGCGGGGTCCTGCCTCCGGAAGTGCACGTCCAGCATGTCCCGGATCGGGGGCTGAGCATGGATTTCCTGCTGGGCGCCCTCCGGGAGGCCTTCCGACTGCTGACGTCCGCGGACCCGGACCTCTGGTCGGCCGTCCGGATCTCCCTGACGGTGAGCCTGGCGGCCATCCTGCTGTCCGCCTCCCTCTGCGTTCCCCTGGCCTGGGGGCTCGTCAACGGGCGCTTCCCCGGCCGGCGGGTGCTGCTGTCGGTTTTTCAGACCCTCATGGCCGTCCCGACGGTGGTGGTGGGGCTCTTCACCTTCACGCTCCTGAGCCGCCAAGGGCCCCTGGGCACGCTGGACCTGCTCTTCACGCCGACGGCCATGACCCTTGCCGAGACCTTCCTGGTGACCCCGCTGATGGTCTCCCTGGCGGCTTCCGCCTTCGCCCAGATCGACGCCCGCTTCGGGGAGGAGGCCTGGTCGCTGGGCGTCCGCGGGCCCCGCCGCCTGGCCCTGATGCTCAACGAGGCGAGAGGGGCGCTGGCGGTGGCCGTGTTCACGGGCCTGGGGCGGGCGATCTCCGAGGTGGGTTGCGCCATGATGGTGGGCGGCAACATCCGCGGCATCACCCGCAACATCACCACCACCATCGCCCTCGAGACGTCCAAGGGCGAGTTCGCCCTGGGCCTGGCCCTCGGGATCGTCCTCCTGGTCGTCGCCCTGCTGCTCAACGTCGCCGTTCGCCTCGTCGCGCGCGGCGGGGGGAGGGGTGCGTGGAAATCCGCCTGAACGACGTGATGATCCGCCGCGATGGCCGGGACCTTTTCCGGGTGGAGCGCCTGCGCCTCGAGCCGGGGTGTGCGGTGGCGGTCCTCGGGGAGAACGGGACGGGGAAGACCACCTTCCTGAGGGTCCTGGCCGGCCTCTCGGCCGACTTCACCGGGGAGGTCCTCTACGACGGCGAGCCGCACGGGGCCTACTTCTCCCCCGGCAACCGACCCTCCCGGGTCCTCCTGCTCCAGCAGAACCCGGTCATGTTCCGGATGGGGGTCGCGGCGAACCTCGTGCTGGGGGCGCCGGCGGCCGGCCTGTCGCGGGAGGATGCCTTGAAGCGGGCGGGGAAGGTCCTGGAGTCCCTTCGGATCGGACACCTCGCGTCGCGTCCGGCCCCCCGGCTGTCGGGGGGGGAGACCCGACTGGCCGCCCTGGCCAGGGCCCTTCTGCCGGAACCGGAGGTCCTGCTGCTGGACGAGCCCCTGGCCGGCATCGACGAGGACAACCGCAACCGCGTCGAAACGGCCCTCCGGGCGCGGGGAGCGGAACCGGGGCGGACCACCCTCTTCTCCACGCACCGGGAGGAGGAGGCCCTGCGGCTTGCCGATCGTCTCTACCGCATCCTGGACGGCCGCCTGGCGGAGTATCACCCCGTCAACGTGTTCCGGGGGGAGTCCTCCCGCCGGGACGACGGCTGGTTCTTCCGCTCCGGGGCCCTCGAGATCGAGATGACCCCACCCGAGGGGAGCCCTTCCATGGTCCACGTCCCGCCGGGGGAGATCGTGCTGGCGGAGGCGGCGGTGGCCACGAGCGCCCGCAACCGGCTGCAGGGCACGGTGGTGTCCATCGTGCTGGCCGGTTCCGACGCGGACGTGACCCTGGACTGCAGCGGGGCCGCCCTCACGGCCCGCATCTCCCTCCGCTCGCTCCGGGAGCGCGGCTGGGGCGTCGGCGACCGGTTGATCGCCGCCTTCAAGGTCCACGCCGTCCGTCCGCTCTGAGAAGGCGCCCCCGCCGGGAGGGCCTCCCCGATGCGTTCCCGCGTATTTTGTCCAACCTTGACGGTGATTCTTCCCGGTTTCAGGGGGGGATTTCTCCGATACCCCGGAACAGGGGATTTATACATTGGCAATTAAGGGAATTCGGGGAGGGGCGGGATTTCACGCGGTCCCAGGCCTCCCCGGTTGCGCCGTCGCGAAACGGGGGACGGGCAGGCGGGCGGGGCGGGAAAAGACAGGATGGACAGGATTTACAGGATTAACGCGATACGCCTCCGACCCCGAAGGGGTCAAACGTGTTGAGCCCGCAAAAAAGTCGCGAAAGGGAGATTTCCCGCGAATCACACGAATATACGCGAATTTATAACACGAATAATATCTATTGATTGTTGATTTCTGATTCGCGTTCATTCGCGTGATTCGCGGGTAAAATGCGACTGTTTGCGGGGGTGTCAAACGTGAATAGAAAGGGGCGACAAGCAACACCCCGACCCCGAAGGGGTCGATCGTGAATAGAACACGACGAGGACCGACCCCCCCGACCCCGAAGGGGTCGAACGTGAATAGGAAAAGGCGCCAAGCGATCGACCCGACCCCGAAGGGGTCGAATGTGCGTAGCGGGGGCGGCGGGGTCGCCGTCCAATCGACCAGAAACCGCATTTCGCAACCTCTTTTTTCTTGGCATGTTGCGAATTTGTTTCTGGAGAGAGGGCGATTCAAATTCGACCCCTTCGGGGTCGGGGGGGTGGAAGGGCGTTTTTTCTATTCACGTTCGACCCCTTCGGGGTCGGACGGCGGGGTGGCGCGCACATTCTATTCACGTTCGACCCCTTCGGGGTCAGGCGGTGTGTGTGGCTCTCTTCCATTCACCTTCGACCTCCTCCGGGGGGGCGGGGGGACGGCGGCGTGCCCCGCCGCGCCGCTCCGGCGGCCTGCGCGGTCCGGGGAAAGCGGCGCTCCGGAAGCCCGGGCCCCCGCCCACTTTCGTCTTGACAGCCTCCCGCCTCCCCGGCACAATCAAGGTGAGGCAAACGGGATGGGGCCGCAAGAAGTACCCTCACCCTCCGGGTGATGTCTCAGAAAAAGTCCTTGCAGACGCTTTTTGTCTGCCTTCCGGTTTTTTGCGAGCCCGTCAAACTCGTTTGCACCGGCCCGGCGGAACGCCGCAAGGGATACCCGAAGCTGGAAGGAGGCCCCATGAAAGTCCGGGAGATCATGAGCATCGACGTGGTGACCGTGGACCGTGACGCCACGGTGAACGACATCGCCCGCCTGATGGACCAGGGAGGGCTCAGCGGCATTCCGGTCGTGGACGGGGCGGGAAACCTGGTCGGCCTGGTGACCGAAACCGACCTGATCGTCCGTAACACCCGCCTCGAGTTGCCGGTTTTCATCCAGATCCTCGACGGCATCATCCCCCTCGAGACGCCCCGGCACTACCAGAGACGGCTCAAGCACATGCTGGGGACCGTGGCCACCGACGTCATGTCGGAAGAGGTGATCGTGGCCGAGCCCGACGACGAGGTGGAGCACCTGGCGGAGATCATGGTCCGGAAACGGTGCAACCCCGTGCCCGTGGTGGAAGACGGGAGACTCGTCGGCATCGTCAGCCGGGCCGACCTGATCCGCATGATGGCCCGGGAATTGAACACCGCTGCCGAGGAAACCGGCCCCCTCGAAACGTGACGTCCGGCGCCGTCCACCCGGCGCGGACCCCGGCGCCGACTGACCCGGCGGTGTCACGAACCCCTTTTCGCCCCTTCTCCTCTCTTTTCCCGGCGACCGCCGGGTTGTGAAAGCTGAATCAATCCGTCCCGCCGATCGTACACTCATCATGGCCCGTCGCCGCTCATCCGCCTGCCGCCACGACCAGCGGGGGGCGCGGCGTAGAACCGACATCATCGGGAAACAGGAGGATGCTGTCATGAAGAGGATTTCCGGCTGGATGGTTCCGCTGGTACTGCTGGCGGGCACGACCCTGGTGCTTGCCGATGACGTGGCGGGGCTTCCCCTTCACGTCCAGAGACTCGGCGACACGGCCATCCGTGTCTGGCTCGGCGATCACATCTCGTCCACCGCCGTCGTGGCGATCCCCACGGCGCAAGGGATCGTGGTGATCGACACCCTGGGCAACCCGGTCCTCGACCGGGAAGTCCGCAAGGTCATCGCCCGCGAGTTGAAAAGAAACGATTTCAAGTACCTGATCAACACTCACGACCACATCGATCACACGGGCGGGAACGGTGTCTATGCCGACTGTGTCATCATCGGTCACGAGCGTTGCGGGGACGCGGTCAAGGCCGCCCTGGAGCGACGGAAGGAAGCCCTGAAGTGGTACGAGCAGCGGCTGCCCGAGCTGGAGAAGGAAGCGGCCGCCAAGCCCGCCGACTCGCCGGAAGGGAAGCGGCTCCGCGAGGAACTCGTCGTCGACCGGCTGCTCTTTGACGCCATGAAATCCGGGGAGGTGCCGCCGGTCCCCACGAAGACCTTCACGGACCGGATGACGCTCGACCTGGGCGACGAGAAACTGGAACTGTACTACATCGGCGGGATGCACTCGGCCTCCGACATCGCGATCTTCGTGCCCCGCCAGGGCTTGCTGATGACCGGCGACACCATGGCGGACATCTGGCTGACGGACACGCCCGGCTGCCTGCAGTCCTTCATGGTCCGCCCCGGCATCCCCCACGACTTCCCCCTCCTGCTGGAGAACTGGACCCTTCTGCTGGCGAAGAAGGACCAGATCAAGGATTACGTCCCCGGCCACTGGAACGGCGACCTGAGCGCGAAGGGGTTCGAGGACCGGGTCAACTACGTCCGGGTCCTGTGGGAGGGCATCAACCGGGACGTGAAGGCGGGGAAGGACCTCGACGCCCTGATGGCGGAATACGACCTCCGGACGAAGTTTCCCGGCCTGGTGAACAGCCCGGGGCTCATCCCCCGGGCCCACAACACCTCCCTCATGGCCATCTGGTGCCTGCTGACCGGGAGCACCTCGGCCGCGAACCGCGTGTACGAGCTGGCCTGCGCCGGGGCCGCCCCGGACGCTTTCCGGGAAGTGGTCGCGGACCGGGGGCGGAAACCCTCCAGGTACTACTTCCTGGAGATGGAGTTCAACGCCCAGGGCTACCGGCTGCTCCAGGAGAACAAGCCGAAGGAGGCCGTCACGGTCTTCCGCCTGACCTCGGAGCTTTACCCCGGGTCCTGGAACGCCTGGGACAGCCTGGCGGAAGGGTGCCTGAAAGCCGGAGACACCGACCAGGCGGTGAAGTTCTACGAGAAGTCGGTGGAGCTCAACCCCAACAACCAGAACGGCAAGGACGCGCTGCAGAAAATACGGTCAGCCAGTCGCTGACGCGGTTCCCACGGTCCGTCCCGGCCCGGGTGGAAGGCGGATGGGCAAGTGGTGCGGGGTTTGGGTCCGCGCCGGGACGGCGCGTACGAACGTCGAGGTTCCCACGGGCCGTCCCGGCCTGGGTGGAAGGGGCATGAGAAAGACGAACGGAGAGTACAACCCCCCGGTGACGACCTGCGGCCCGGTCAGGCCTTCGGAGCGGGTCCCGGTCCTGGACATCGTCCGGGGGTTCGCCATCTTCGGGATCCTGCTGATCAACGTCCAGTTCTACAGCCACCCCGTCCGGGCGATCTTCGACCTGCGGGGCGGCACGCTGAGCCCGACGGATGGCTGGGTTATCTCCATCACGAGCTTCCTCGTGTCCGAGAAGTTCTTCTCGATCCTGGCCCTGCTGTTCGGGATCGGCATGGCCATCACCTTCG includes these proteins:
- a CDS encoding CBS domain-containing protein, encoding MKVREIMSIDVVTVDRDATVNDIARLMDQGGLSGIPVVDGAGNLVGLVTETDLIVRNTRLELPVFIQILDGIIPLETPRHYQRRLKHMLGTVATDVMSEEVIVAEPDDEVEHLAEIMVRKRCNPVPVVEDGRLVGIVSRADLIRMMARELNTAAEETGPLET
- the moaA gene encoding GTP 3',8-cyclase MoaA produces the protein MSSTPTASAGPRVNYLRVSVTDRCNFRCQYCMPPEGVPALRHEDVLRYEEILRIARLALRLGVDKFRVTGGEPLVRKGIVGFVQSLGEVGGVRDLGMTTNGALLARFAGPLRDAGLRRVNVSLDTLRPERFRDLTRGGRLEDTLEGVREAARAGLVPVKLNVVLLRGFNDDEVPDFAALACREDVQVRFIEFMPVGEAGNQRGAGERSVPNGEVMAAIAARYALEGPEEGPGDTSTARTYRLPGGRGKVGFISPLSSHFCAWCNRLRLTPDGRLRACLLHDGDIDLRALLRGGASDDGLLAALREAVAHKHRIVDGFRAGSCLRKCTSSMSRIGG
- a CDS encoding MBL fold metallo-hydrolase encodes the protein MKRISGWMVPLVLLAGTTLVLADDVAGLPLHVQRLGDTAIRVWLGDHISSTAVVAIPTAQGIVVIDTLGNPVLDREVRKVIARELKRNDFKYLINTHDHIDHTGGNGVYADCVIIGHERCGDAVKAALERRKEALKWYEQRLPELEKEAAAKPADSPEGKRLREELVVDRLLFDAMKSGEVPPVPTKTFTDRMTLDLGDEKLELYYIGGMHSASDIAIFVPRQGLLMTGDTMADIWLTDTPGCLQSFMVRPGIPHDFPLLLENWTLLLAKKDQIKDYVPGHWNGDLSAKGFEDRVNYVRVLWEGINRDVKAGKDLDALMAEYDLRTKFPGLVNSPGLIPRAHNTSLMAIWCLLTGSTSAANRVYELACAGAAPDAFREVVADRGRKPSRYYFLEMEFNAQGYRLLQENKPKEAVTVFRLTSELYPGSWNAWDSLAEGCLKAGDTDQAVKFYEKSVELNPNNQNGKDALQKIRSASR
- a CDS encoding VWA domain-containing protein, whose translation is MKKFVLLSLLCLWSSSQAVGAAVRDCAGSKGVNILLVDNSRSVPHMDPTKDRVQVLREILEHLRGYENRIILFGGTREILVDHPEAFRNDALHTDFYGALEEAVRIRQEYPQECVARFILITDGILDPGKEDYPGQRFTHPDQVKSFSRSQTLDLLEKAGIPVYFILLGSNADMELIRDMSIHANGYLRASPLMENASAFLGNNGSLFKRFIFVHQPADGIKGVNRILDTVVSENRPYIETFLYCFPFALLLALIILAIRIFPAPGDTEEILLSEGTQVFIGADTDDPSVIANPAHLNRKRGLVCVSKTASAHASIVLQRRHFNFTSRGLVGLDKLDPISRRLLDEDITKLGERLKQMEASGRDDEVIVATDLRYYCSNLELDNIRAILQARESDRMDIDCKEFLLAKVYISLAPDLLEEFTEYKVFLTIPAKNIIRSQVKPGQKYPVGPYVMRVVSVAIDSRFDARVKLAYHRAPSAFGLKRLIPVPVQKVLRLRRSRKNVFNPS
- a CDS encoding ABC transporter permease: MDFLLGALREAFRLLTSADPDLWSAVRISLTVSLAAILLSASLCVPLAWGLVNGRFPGRRVLLSVFQTLMAVPTVVVGLFTFTLLSRQGPLGTLDLLFTPTAMTLAETFLVTPLMVSLAASAFAQIDARFGEEAWSLGVRGPRRLALMLNEARGALAVAVFTGLGRAISEVGCAMMVGGNIRGITRNITTTIALETSKGEFALGLALGIVLLVVALLLNVAVRLVARGGGRGAWKSA
- a CDS encoding ABC transporter ATP-binding protein, with the translated sequence MEIRLNDVMIRRDGRDLFRVERLRLEPGCAVAVLGENGTGKTTFLRVLAGLSADFTGEVLYDGEPHGAYFSPGNRPSRVLLLQQNPVMFRMGVAANLVLGAPAAGLSREDALKRAGKVLESLRIGHLASRPAPRLSGGETRLAALARALLPEPEVLLLDEPLAGIDEDNRNRVETALRARGAEPGRTTLFSTHREEEALRLADRLYRILDGRLAEYHPVNVFRGESSRRDDGWFFRSGALEIEMTPPEGSPSMVHVPPGEIVLAEAAVATSARNRLQGTVVSIVLAGSDADVTLDCSGAALTARISLRSLRERGWGVGDRLIAAFKVHAVRPL